Proteins from one Candidatus Desulfovibrio trichonymphae genomic window:
- the ispG gene encoding flavodoxin-dependent (E)-4-hydroxy-3-methylbut-2-enyl-diphosphate synthase, which produces MCTIKNRAIHLGSLVVGGGAPVMVQSMTNTDTRDVPSTLAQIERLQAFGCEAVRLAVPDNAAIAALAHIRQKVVLPIIADIHFDYRLAVSAVEAGVEGLRINPGNIGTRAQIFKVIDAAKAHKAVIRVGVNSGSLEKSLMRKYGRPCPEALVQSALRYVHLLEARGFYEIKISIKSSSVTDTIAAYRLLAKSCDYPLHIGITEAGGLLRGAVKSAVGLGILLYEGIGDTLRVSLTADPTAEIIAAWEILRSLGLRSRGPEIISCPTCGRTEIDIFALVRAVEDCLAESTASIKVAVMGCVVNGPGEAREVDIGLAGGRDKGIIFRKGRVIRSVKGQDALLDAFMEELQTLLNEQKDNSHAL; this is translated from the coding sequence ATGTGTACAATAAAAAACCGCGCCATTCACCTCGGCAGCCTGGTTGTGGGGGGCGGCGCGCCTGTTATGGTTCAGAGCATGACAAATACAGACACCAGAGATGTGCCGTCCACATTGGCCCAGATTGAACGACTGCAGGCTTTCGGCTGTGAAGCCGTGCGTCTGGCGGTGCCCGACAATGCCGCCATAGCGGCGCTTGCTCACATTCGTCAAAAGGTTGTGCTGCCGATCATAGCAGATATCCATTTTGATTATCGCCTTGCGGTCTCCGCAGTGGAAGCCGGCGTAGAGGGATTGCGCATCAATCCGGGCAATATCGGTACCAGGGCGCAGATATTCAAGGTTATAGACGCGGCCAAAGCGCATAAAGCCGTTATTCGTGTGGGCGTCAATTCCGGCTCTCTGGAAAAATCACTGATGCGCAAATACGGCAGGCCTTGCCCGGAGGCCTTGGTGCAAAGCGCGCTCAGATATGTTCATTTGCTGGAAGCGCGTGGTTTTTATGAAATCAAAATTTCGATCAAATCATCCTCCGTGACGGATACTATTGCCGCGTACCGTCTTCTGGCAAAATCGTGTGATTACCCTCTGCACATCGGCATTACAGAAGCAGGCGGCCTGTTGCGCGGAGCTGTCAAATCTGCTGTTGGGTTGGGAATCCTGCTGTACGAAGGGATAGGCGATACATTGCGGGTTTCGTTGACGGCTGATCCGACTGCAGAAATCATAGCCGCCTGGGAAATTTTGCGCTCGCTCGGCCTCAGATCGCGAGGCCCGGAAATTATTTCCTGCCCTACCTGCGGCAGAACAGAAATTGACATTTTTGCGCTTGTGCGCGCAGTGGAGGATTGCCTTGCCGAATCGACAGCGTCTATCAAGGTGGCTGTTATGGGCTGTGTGGTCAACGGTCCCGGAGAAGCGCGAGAAGTAGATATTGGTCTTGCTGGCGGTCGTGACAAAGGCATCATTTTTCGTAAAGGCAGGGTAATACGTTCAGTCAAGGGGCAAGACGCCTTGCTGGACGCTTTTATGGAAGAACTGCAAACTCTGTTGAATGAACAGAAGGACAACAGTCATGCGCTATAG
- the ychF gene encoding redox-regulated ATPase YchF, which yields MSLSIGIVGLPNVGKSTLFNALTKAQNAQAANYPFCTIEPNRATVAVPDARVDALTAKVLPKKTIYARVDFIDIAGLVRGASKGEGLGNKFLATIRECPAIVHVVRCFQDDNITHVDGAVNPLRDVETIETELLLADFQNVERRLEKLQKLAKADKDARITADMMQGLLFFLNEGNSAGNFVLPDNELFLSSWRELGLITAKPVIYCANIDEPSIADGNTFVETLRKFAAERDAGFACICAKLEEELQGMPEDEQKEMLASYGIMESGLTGIIRAGYSRLGLCSYFTAGSDEVRAWTIQQGWKAPQAGGVIHTDFEHGFIRAEVISYNDYMEHESEAACRSAGLLRIEGKEYTVHDGDVVHFLFNV from the coding sequence ATGTCGTTAAGCATAGGTATTGTCGGTTTGCCCAATGTCGGCAAGTCCACTCTGTTCAACGCACTCACCAAGGCTCAAAACGCTCAGGCAGCAAACTATCCCTTCTGCACTATTGAACCCAACAGGGCCACAGTAGCGGTGCCTGACGCACGCGTGGACGCTTTAACAGCCAAAGTGCTCCCTAAAAAAACAATTTACGCCAGGGTTGATTTTATAGATATTGCCGGTCTTGTGCGCGGAGCGAGCAAGGGGGAAGGCCTCGGCAACAAATTTTTGGCAACAATCCGTGAATGCCCGGCAATCGTCCATGTTGTGCGCTGTTTTCAGGATGACAACATAACCCATGTCGATGGTGCAGTTAATCCTCTGCGTGATGTGGAGACTATTGAAACAGAGCTGCTGCTGGCCGATTTTCAGAACGTAGAAAGACGTCTTGAAAAATTGCAAAAACTTGCAAAAGCCGACAAGGACGCCAGGATAACAGCTGACATGATGCAGGGCCTGTTGTTTTTTTTAAACGAAGGCAACTCTGCTGGAAATTTTGTACTGCCGGACAATGAGCTTTTCTTGTCTTCCTGGCGCGAATTGGGGCTGATTACCGCGAAACCTGTTATTTATTGCGCCAATATTGATGAACCATCCATTGCTGACGGCAACACTTTTGTGGAAACGCTGAGGAAATTTGCTGCAGAACGTGACGCTGGTTTTGCCTGTATCTGCGCAAAACTCGAAGAAGAACTTCAAGGAATGCCCGAGGACGAACAAAAGGAAATGCTGGCTTCTTACGGCATCATGGAAAGCGGATTAACCGGTATTATTCGCGCCGGCTATTCCAGGCTGGGGCTGTGCAGCTATTTTACTGCAGGGTCGGATGAAGTGCGCGCCTGGACCATCCAACAGGGCTGGAAGGCTCCACAAGCCGGCGGCGTGATTCATACGGATTTTGAACATGGCTTCATCAGAGCCGAAGTTATTTCCTACAATGACTACATGGAGCATGAAAGTGAAGCCGCATGCAGATCTGCCGGCCTCCTGCGCATTGAAGGCAAGGAATATACAGTGCATGACGGAGACGTGGTGCATTTTCTCTTCAATGTCTGA
- the trpA gene encoding tryptophan synthase subunit alpha, whose translation MNTLEEKISSAAAAGRTALIPFLTAGFPDKIRFWPTIMELDDNGADIIEIGVPFSDPVADGPVVAEASQRALSDGVHLREILAEMKERKGLIKAGVVLMGYLNPFLQYGFEKLAVDAAAAGVHGFIIPDMPFEESVSLRAALKNQGIALIALIGPNTGEKRMRLYAGENEGYVYVVSVMGTTGERTALAPQIAFVIRRARSVFSVPLALGFGLGDPSQLTMLPHDAQPDAVVFGSALLTHLDAGKSAAAFLNRWR comes from the coding sequence ATGAACACGCTTGAAGAAAAAATCAGCTCGGCTGCGGCTGCCGGACGTACTGCGCTGATTCCCTTTTTGACAGCAGGTTTTCCCGATAAAATACGTTTTTGGCCGACAATCATGGAACTGGATGATAACGGCGCGGATATCATTGAAATCGGCGTACCGTTTTCAGACCCGGTTGCGGATGGTCCTGTTGTGGCGGAGGCATCGCAAAGGGCATTGAGCGACGGTGTGCATTTGCGTGAAATTCTGGCCGAGATGAAGGAACGCAAGGGCCTGATCAAGGCGGGTGTCGTGCTTATGGGTTATTTAAATCCTTTTTTGCAGTATGGCTTTGAAAAACTGGCCGTTGACGCTGCCGCTGCCGGTGTTCATGGTTTTATCATTCCGGACATGCCTTTTGAAGAATCTGTATCCTTACGCGCTGCATTGAAAAACCAGGGGATAGCGTTGATCGCGCTGATAGGCCCCAATACCGGCGAAAAGCGGATGCGTCTGTACGCCGGAGAAAACGAGGGTTACGTGTATGTCGTGTCTGTAATGGGAACAACAGGAGAGCGGACCGCTTTGGCGCCGCAGATTGCTTTTGTAATACGCCGGGCGCGTTCTGTTTTTTCTGTGCCGCTGGCGTTAGGCTTTGGCCTGGGGGATCCCTCCCAGCTGACGATGCTGCCGCATGACGCTCAGCCGGACGCAGTGGTTTTCGGCAGCGCTCTGCTCACGCATCTGGATGCCGGAAAAAGCGCTGCCGCATTTCTGAACCGCTGGCGTTAA
- the trpB gene encoding tryptophan synthase subunit beta, with the protein MKESYFGEFGGCFVPELLMPPLLEVEAAMRDILSTPGFQTELEDLLGNYAGRATPLTYCARLSEETDFHLWLKREDLLHTGAHKINNTLGQALLAKRMGKTALVAETGAGQHGVATAAAAARLGMDCVIYMGSEDVARQSPNVMRMKLLGAEVHAVRNGTRTLKDAINEALRAWISSQETTHYCFGTAAGPHPFPTLVRRLQSVIGQETRSQLFEKTGRLPDAVVACVGGGSNAIGIFYPFLEETSVRLIGVEAAGTGETGCFNSAPLNLGSPGVLHGNYTMLLQNNDGQIEPSHSISAGLDYPGVGPEHAWLHKTGRVHYGMVKDANALAAFHRLCKTEGILPALESSHALAWVLDHPQKFAPGSHVVVNLSGRGDKDMEIVSNFPHREEPHEHA; encoded by the coding sequence ATGAAGGAAAGTTATTTTGGTGAATTCGGCGGCTGTTTTGTTCCGGAATTGCTTATGCCCCCTCTTTTAGAGGTTGAGGCTGCAATGCGTGATATCCTGTCGACACCCGGCTTTCAAACAGAACTTGAAGATTTGTTGGGCAACTACGCAGGACGTGCAACACCTTTGACATATTGCGCCCGTCTTTCAGAAGAGACCGACTTTCATCTTTGGCTCAAACGTGAAGATTTACTGCACACCGGGGCTCATAAGATTAACAATACACTGGGTCAGGCGCTGCTGGCAAAACGCATGGGAAAAACAGCCCTTGTCGCAGAGACAGGCGCCGGCCAGCACGGCGTTGCCACTGCCGCCGCCGCCGCACGGCTGGGCATGGATTGCGTTATTTATATGGGCAGCGAAGACGTTGCGCGACAGTCCCCCAATGTTATGCGCATGAAACTCTTGGGGGCTGAGGTACACGCTGTGCGAAACGGCACACGCACCCTTAAGGACGCCATTAATGAAGCCCTGCGGGCTTGGATCTCTTCTCAGGAAACAACCCATTACTGTTTCGGCACCGCAGCCGGACCACATCCTTTTCCTACACTCGTGCGGCGGCTGCAAAGTGTAATCGGCCAGGAGACGCGTTCACAATTATTTGAAAAAACAGGTAGGCTGCCAGATGCTGTCGTAGCCTGCGTCGGCGGCGGCTCCAACGCCATTGGAATATTTTATCCATTTCTGGAGGAGACGTCAGTGCGCCTCATCGGTGTCGAAGCAGCCGGCACCGGCGAAACAGGTTGTTTCAATTCCGCTCCGCTTAACCTGGGTTCACCGGGGGTGCTGCACGGCAATTATACCATGTTGCTGCAAAACAATGACGGTCAGATAGAACCGTCACACTCCATTTCCGCCGGGCTTGATTATCCGGGCGTCGGCCCTGAGCACGCATGGCTGCACAAGACAGGTCGCGTGCACTACGGGATGGTCAAAGACGCCAATGCTCTCGCCGCGTTTCATCGGCTCTGCAAAACAGAGGGCATACTGCCCGCGCTGGAATCCTCGCACGCGCTGGCTTGGGTGCTGGATCATCCGCAGAAATTTGCCCCCGGGTCGCATGTCGTTGTCAATCTGTCAGGCCGTGGCGACAAAGACATGGAGATTGTCAGCAACTTTCCGCACAGAGAGGAACCGCATGAACACGCTTGA
- a CDS encoding phosphoribosylanthranilate isomerase translates to MLIKICGITRQEDIDIASQLNVRFCGFIFHPQSRRWVTPVQAAALRSDSMLRVGVFVKQQAEEILRVMDMACLDFAQLHGEQSVECALAVGAQRVIRVVRPDRHCHRALLHKALQQYAASCAMYLLDAGLFGGGSGNCLEWQDLSGLRAPHPWMLAGGLNAVNVHNALSRCKPDGVDFNSSIEDAPGVKNAAKMRAAVYAALTYSDGGDGV, encoded by the coding sequence ATGCTGATTAAAATCTGCGGGATAACACGTCAGGAAGATATTGATATTGCTTCACAGCTCAACGTGCGTTTTTGCGGCTTTATTTTTCATCCGCAAAGCAGACGTTGGGTCACGCCTGTACAGGCGGCTGCTCTGCGGAGCGACAGTATGCTTAGAGTAGGTGTTTTTGTAAAGCAGCAGGCAGAGGAAATTCTTCGCGTCATGGATATGGCCTGTCTCGATTTCGCGCAATTGCACGGGGAACAGAGTGTTGAATGCGCGCTTGCCGTCGGGGCGCAACGCGTTATACGAGTTGTCCGGCCTGACCGTCATTGCCACCGTGCGTTACTCCACAAAGCGCTGCAACAGTACGCAGCTTCCTGTGCCATGTATCTGCTGGATGCGGGACTGTTCGGCGGCGGCAGCGGCAATTGCTTGGAATGGCAGGATTTGTCCGGCCTGCGCGCTCCGCATCCCTGGATGTTGGCAGGGGGCCTTAACGCCGTAAATGTGCATAATGCCCTCAGCCGGTGCAAGCCGGACGGCGTGGATTTCAATTCCAGCATTGAAGACGCGCCGGGTGTAAAAAATGCCGCAAAAATGCGCGCGGCCGTATATGCAGCGCTAACATACAGCGATGGCGGTGACGGGGTATGA
- a CDS encoding indole-3-glycerol-phosphate synthase, with protein sequence MRLERFYKAKLAEVESLRRAAEQGFLPEICSEPRPDFSDALRRPQHGRPLAIVAEYKRASPSHGVICEKISVEEAARQYAAAGAAALSVLTEEMYFHGNMNFLKRAATVQNDLVKPLPLLRKDFIFDLLQVRATAATPASAVLIIVKLTPDVRFLRQLREEAEKFGMQAVVEVFDKEDLRRARESGARIIQVNARNLDTLQVDRISCCQLAEENTPMDNELWIAASGISRAEHLVQAAEAGYNAVLIGSALMRQGRPGVALRAILQIDFPARRNNHAD encoded by the coding sequence ATGCGGCTTGAGCGGTTTTACAAAGCCAAGCTGGCAGAAGTCGAAAGTCTGCGTCGAGCGGCAGAGCAGGGCTTTTTGCCGGAAATTTGCAGCGAACCGCGACCTGATTTTTCAGATGCCTTACGTCGGCCTCAACATGGGCGCCCGCTTGCGATTGTGGCAGAGTACAAACGGGCATCTCCTTCGCATGGAGTAATTTGCGAAAAGATTTCTGTGGAAGAAGCAGCACGTCAGTATGCCGCAGCAGGCGCCGCCGCTTTGTCTGTTCTGACGGAAGAAATGTATTTTCACGGCAATATGAATTTTCTGAAACGTGCGGCAACGGTGCAAAACGATTTAGTAAAGCCCTTGCCGCTGCTTCGCAAAGATTTTATTTTCGATTTGCTTCAAGTGCGGGCTACCGCCGCAACACCGGCGTCTGCCGTACTGATTATTGTAAAACTGACGCCCGATGTCCGGTTTTTGCGTCAATTGCGGGAAGAGGCCGAAAAATTCGGCATGCAGGCGGTGGTGGAGGTGTTTGATAAGGAAGACCTGCGGCGCGCTCGTGAAAGCGGAGCGCGTATAATTCAGGTGAATGCAAGAAATCTTGACACGCTTCAGGTTGATCGTATCTCCTGTTGCCAATTGGCTGAAGAAAACACGCCGATGGACAATGAACTGTGGATTGCCGCGAGCGGCATTAGCCGCGCGGAGCACCTTGTCCAGGCAGCAGAAGCAGGCTACAATGCAGTCCTGATAGGTTCGGCGCTTATGCGTCAGGGCAGACCGGGTGTTGCGTTGCGTGCGATTTTGCAGATTGATTTCCCAGCGCGAAGGAATAATCATGCTGATTAA
- the trpD gene encoding anthranilate phosphoribosyltransferase: protein MFLIIDNYDSFTYNLVQAFYVLGQSPVVFYNDDPTILRVATDPNLSMVCISPGPGHPANAGLCLEFLKRLDPSVPVLGVCLGHQLLGMVAGTKVDVAPCIMHGKQSEIVHDGTGLFTGLPNPMTVGRYHSLVVRSDHDVFNARFTVTARAPEGEVMALRFNDRPWVGVQFHPESVLTPDGLRLLGNFPHVLCNAVADSSDLTVILERLSKREDLTAEMASAGFAALMDGKMTSAQAGSFLMGLRMKGESVLELAHATRAALSRAVRVDGISGTCIDVVGTGGDKRFSFNCSTATSLVLAGMGYKVIKHGNRAVSSKCGSADALEALGIPLDNSPDSVATMLQQNNFAFLFAPRYHPSFKNIGSLRKELGFRTLFNILGPMINPARPSHLLMGVARQEMVPLIAQTLLQSPLYRAAVVCGAGDYDEITPIGPAKAAILHNGTVSPMELNPADYGIAPCTPEDLSVTDKEQAVTVLKELLMGDGPQPMRDMVTLNVGLSLYLLEESPDMSVCMACAREAVVSGVGRKVLHAA, encoded by the coding sequence ATGTTTCTGATTATAGATAATTACGATTCCTTCACATACAATCTGGTGCAGGCCTTTTATGTTTTGGGACAATCCCCTGTAGTGTTCTACAATGACGATCCGACCATTCTGCGCGTCGCGACAGATCCGAATCTCTCTATGGTTTGTATCTCACCGGGGCCCGGTCATCCTGCGAATGCAGGCCTGTGTCTGGAATTTCTGAAACGTCTTGATCCGAGCGTTCCGGTGCTCGGCGTCTGCCTTGGGCATCAGTTGCTGGGCATGGTTGCCGGCACAAAAGTGGATGTGGCTCCCTGTATCATGCACGGCAAGCAAAGTGAAATCGTACATGACGGCACAGGCCTGTTCACAGGTTTGCCCAATCCGATGACGGTAGGCAGGTATCACTCTTTGGTGGTGCGGTCTGATCACGATGTCTTCAATGCCCGTTTTACCGTGACGGCCCGCGCTCCTGAAGGTGAAGTAATGGCCTTGCGTTTCAATGATCGTCCTTGGGTCGGGGTGCAGTTTCACCCTGAGTCTGTACTCACGCCCGATGGTTTGAGACTGTTGGGCAATTTCCCGCATGTTCTGTGCAACGCCGTTGCAGATTCCTCTGATCTTACTGTTATTCTTGAACGATTGAGCAAAAGGGAAGACCTCACAGCGGAGATGGCGTCCGCCGGTTTTGCCGCGCTCATGGATGGGAAGATGACGTCGGCGCAAGCCGGGAGTTTTTTAATGGGCCTGCGTATGAAGGGTGAAAGCGTTCTGGAGCTTGCTCACGCCACGCGTGCTGCTCTTTCACGCGCTGTGCGGGTTGACGGCATATCCGGAACTTGTATTGACGTTGTTGGAACCGGCGGCGACAAACGCTTTTCTTTTAATTGTTCCACAGCAACATCTCTTGTCTTGGCCGGTATGGGATATAAAGTGATAAAACACGGCAACAGGGCGGTCTCTTCAAAGTGCGGCAGCGCTGATGCTCTGGAAGCTCTGGGCATACCTTTGGACAACAGTCCGGATTCTGTGGCAACAATGCTTCAACAAAACAATTTTGCCTTTCTGTTCGCGCCGCGTTATCATCCATCATTTAAAAACATCGGCTCGTTGCGTAAGGAACTTGGATTCCGTACACTTTTCAACATCCTCGGGCCCATGATCAATCCTGCCCGGCCAAGCCATTTGCTCATGGGCGTTGCAAGACAGGAAATGGTTCCCCTGATAGCGCAGACTCTCCTGCAATCCCCGCTCTATCGTGCTGCGGTTGTTTGCGGAGCCGGCGATTATGATGAAATAACCCCTATTGGACCTGCAAAAGCCGCCATTTTGCATAACGGCACAGTAAGCCCAATGGAGCTTAACCCGGCGGATTACGGCATCGCGCCGTGTACCCCGGAAGATTTGTCCGTTACTGACAAGGAACAGGCTGTGACTGTCCTCAAAGAGCTGCTCATGGGGGATGGTCCTCAGCCGATGCGTGATATGGTGACGCTCAATGTAGGTCTGTCTCTGTATCTTTTGGAAGAAAGCCCGGATATGTCCGTGTGCATGGCCTGCGCCCGTGAAGCGGTTGTCTCCGGCGTCGGCAGGAAGGTACTGCATGCGGCTTGA
- a CDS encoding anthranilate synthase component I family protein, producing the protein MEEDTVLPPLLTLQQSARWLSADMDTPISLFLDVVGTGNGILLESAEVDGRWGRYSVLACEMALIVSCREGKLAITVSDERTAPLKRFEGLPFVEGLRALMGKLLIIPPSNIRNLPHITRSLYGYMGFGMAGLFNARLGAIMPPGEADCLLALPGVVLLFDHLYNRLCHISLTNPGPLQRHSKKSELPACWQSESGFDPDAVCMEPDELGYKDYVVRIKEMLRQGEAIQVVPSVRFSMPFADHPFGLYRRMRRFNASPYMFFMCFPELTLFGSSPEIMVRCTDGYLQVAPIAGTRRRGKDDIEDALLAAELRDDPKERAEHVMLVDLGRNDLGRIARPGSVKLERYMEVERFSHVMHLASRVTARLADGLDALDVLGATFPAGTVSGAPKVRAMEIIRDIEGRPRGPYAGCIGWIGLGKEGVNLDMGITIRSMWTRNGELFWQSGGGIVHDSDPVLEWKEVCNKSAIMRMVIRSEDEEYVSDYR; encoded by the coding sequence ATGGAAGAAGATACTGTGTTGCCTCCCCTCTTGACGCTGCAACAATCCGCACGTTGGCTGTCTGCTGATATGGACACGCCTATCAGCCTTTTTTTGGATGTTGTGGGCACGGGCAACGGCATATTATTAGAGAGCGCCGAGGTCGACGGGCGCTGGGGGCGTTACAGTGTTTTGGCTTGTGAGATGGCCTTAATTGTTTCGTGCCGTGAAGGCAAACTTGCCATCACTGTTTCAGATGAGCGCACAGCGCCTTTAAAACGTTTTGAAGGGCTTCCTTTTGTGGAGGGACTGCGGGCACTTATGGGGAAACTGCTGATAATTCCGCCATCAAATATTCGAAATTTGCCTCATATCACAAGATCTCTCTATGGGTATATGGGTTTTGGCATGGCCGGACTGTTTAACGCCAGATTGGGAGCAATCATGCCGCCCGGTGAGGCGGATTGTCTCTTGGCACTTCCCGGCGTCGTGCTGTTATTTGATCATCTGTACAATCGTCTTTGTCACATCAGTCTTACAAACCCTGGCCCTTTGCAGAGGCATTCCAAAAAATCCGAACTACCTGCGTGCTGGCAAAGCGAAAGTGGGTTTGATCCGGACGCCGTATGTATGGAACCGGATGAGCTTGGCTATAAAGACTATGTTGTGCGCATTAAGGAGATGCTGCGTCAGGGAGAGGCCATTCAGGTTGTGCCTTCTGTTCGATTTTCAATGCCCTTTGCCGATCACCCTTTTGGCCTGTATCGCCGCATGCGGCGTTTTAACGCCTCGCCCTATATGTTTTTTATGTGTTTTCCTGAACTGACGCTCTTCGGTTCTTCGCCTGAGATCATGGTGCGCTGTACTGACGGTTACTTACAGGTAGCACCGATCGCTGGAACCCGTAGACGGGGCAAAGATGATATTGAAGACGCGCTTCTTGCAGCTGAACTGCGCGATGACCCCAAAGAACGCGCTGAGCATGTAATGCTGGTGGATTTGGGCCGAAACGATCTCGGTCGCATTGCGAGGCCCGGCAGCGTCAAGCTTGAACGATATATGGAGGTTGAACGCTTCTCCCATGTTATGCACCTGGCAAGTCGTGTGACCGCCCGTCTTGCAGATGGATTGGACGCGCTGGATGTTCTCGGAGCGACATTCCCTGCGGGTACAGTTTCCGGCGCTCCTAAAGTGCGCGCAATGGAAATCATTCGAGATATTGAGGGCCGGCCGAGAGGACCTTATGCCGGTTGTATCGGCTGGATTGGTCTTGGTAAAGAAGGCGTCAATCTGGACATGGGCATCACCATCCGCAGTATGTGGACGCGTAACGGCGAGCTTTTCTGGCAATCCGGCGGAGGCATTGTCCACGACTCTGACCCTGTGCTGGAATGGAAGGAAGTTTGTAATAAGTCTGCCATCATGCGTATGGTCATACGGTCGGAGGATGAGGAATATGTTTCTGATTATAGATAA
- the xth gene encoding exodeoxyribonuclease III, whose amino-acid sequence MRRIKFISWNVNGLRAISAKPDWCWFSETDAQLVALQETKANPNQLADDLIRPAGWESYWASSYVKKGYSGVAVFSRNLPLDVQVELPDEAYQGEGRLLHLEFPDFHFFNGYFPNGGAEELDEEGRPTGSFRRLSYKMAFFETFLKHLEECRQTKPIVVCGDFNIAHEPVDLARPRQNIKNTGFLPQERAFLDRFIALGYLDTFRHVHGDAGGHYSWWSYKTKAREKNIGWRIDYFFVSDELKQNIRDAWIESDVYGSDHCPVGLLLEL is encoded by the coding sequence ATGCGGCGCATTAAATTTATTTCCTGGAATGTTAACGGCCTGCGTGCAATATCCGCCAAACCGGACTGGTGCTGGTTTTCCGAGACAGACGCGCAGCTGGTTGCGTTGCAGGAAACCAAGGCAAACCCCAATCAGCTCGCAGACGATTTGATCAGGCCTGCAGGTTGGGAGTCGTATTGGGCTTCGAGTTATGTTAAAAAAGGCTATTCCGGTGTCGCTGTTTTCAGCAGAAACCTGCCGCTTGACGTGCAGGTGGAATTACCTGATGAGGCATATCAGGGTGAGGGGCGACTCCTGCATTTGGAATTTCCTGATTTTCATTTTTTTAACGGCTACTTTCCTAACGGAGGAGCAGAGGAACTGGATGAAGAGGGCAGACCGACAGGGAGCTTCAGACGGCTGTCCTATAAGATGGCATTTTTTGAAACATTCTTGAAGCATCTGGAAGAATGTCGGCAAACAAAACCTATTGTTGTCTGTGGAGATTTTAATATTGCGCACGAGCCGGTTGACTTGGCGCGCCCCAGGCAGAACATAAAAAATACCGGCTTCCTGCCGCAGGAGCGCGCATTCTTGGATCGTTTCATCGCACTGGGATATCTGGACACTTTTCGGCATGTCCATGGCGATGCGGGCGGGCATTATTCCTGGTGGTCATATAAAACGAAAGCGCGTGAGAAAAACATCGGCTGGCGTATAGATTATTTTTTTGTCTCTGACGAACTCAAACAAAATATTCGCGACGCATGGATTGAGTCCGACGTTTATGGCTCAGACCATTGCCCGGTAGGGCTGTTACTGGAATTATAG